The Mytilus edulis chromosome 12, xbMytEdul2.2, whole genome shotgun sequence genome contains a region encoding:
- the LOC139497352 gene encoding cadherin-23-like, translating into MDFLNFVVLFILLVFKFTKVLTYDHVTTCAVSSTIGESVPYDFKDLLDISTGAVYMVEDENFQVKCCGVISYWEINARSLATIYLHVWRRLSSNSYELVGFNTVTPTDVGHFEYDVPISERISVKHGDYIGWFTAGTEVISYNEHSSYPIMNRKFTGQTSFTAGDTLDWTTSRNTITNRQYAIGARTASGDTPTLNIGTNYEMTIDESTVVGTAILTLSVVDDDVSDIHTINVLSTDNGYFELNSLALETLQDEIPEATYIMELEVIDECYHTSTSTVTITVQNTVITIDNLPHTLTIREDLYLEEKIYDLIVTEATDIWYCDMLDTNDTPFLTRQEDAGGPSPDYAIYLNPWPQLDYDANNKYLLTVKCYDDHHTASGTATISIIKNTDPVFTNLDNSVTVDALTQVNSDIVFTVSVTDDENDQIIFTMTTSPAGGPFDILDYSGKIVLTENVLRHHASATYDLSITANDGYNTIGPRTLTVNINDINDKPVLSNLPANMNLLENAALSTSLFTVSVDDLDISDPRVFTATFGPRRAAKYFSIDSDGVIWTSAVHNIDYDYIESISIKVWVMVTDEKEHDEQLLTIKIKNQNEAPSFSQTHYSISRDESNESLSFPLTRYHVYDPDVARDGDVHEYFIDCGTNTSRLSINNNTGQISFRDGYDLDIEGTPTDISCIVNVTDIGGLTDTCQIAVNIRYVNEYTPFFPYSPWAPLRQYPVTVYSYDIIGTIIITITATDNDLTEHGTFYYSLVQTFNGSAELFGVLNNGSVYIKSDFSIYDNGATFDVLMLATDTGGLIGTATIQVTIPAPTTTTTTTETPLRYTEDIVNTSLLSFGVVGGIVVILLIGCLLFSYFTLPTCNRPKCNCCKRKPKPPKPKVKTPPLPPPVYTPMEAMPLPRGILLGEPADERVYITGKDPSTKLKSRNDSRDERIYEQTYSNSQGGDPNKWMSTVDKEVNSNQSAQL; encoded by the exons ATggactttttaaattttgttgtccttttcattttattAGTATTCAAATTTACTAAAGTACTAACTTACG ATCATGTGACAACATGTGCAGTGTCGTCTACCATTGGGGAGTCAGTTCCTTATGACTTCAAAGATTTGCTGGACATTAGTACTG GAGCAGTATACATGGTAGAAGACGAGAACTTTCAAGTGAAATGTTGTGGTGTAATATCATACTGGGAGATAAATGCTCGATCTCTAGCAACCATTTATTTGCACGTATGGAGAAGGTTGTCTTCAAACTCATATGAACTGGTTGGGTTCAATACTGTTACACCAACAG atgtTGGACATTTTGAATACGATGTTCCTATCTCTGAGAGGATAAGTGTAAAACATGGTGACTACATAGGATG GTTTACAGCGGGAACTGAGGTAATTTCGTACAACGAACATAGTTCATACCCAATCATGAACAGAAAGTTTACGGGACAAACCAGTTTTACGGCAGGGGATACTTTAGACTGGACAACTAGTAGAAATACTATAACAAACAGACAGTACGCTATTGGAGCCCGGACTGCCTCAG GTGATACTCCGACTCTGAATATTGGTACCAATTATGAGATGACTATTGACGAATCAACAGTTGTTGGTACAGCGATACTTACCCTTTCAGTGGTCGACGACGATGTCTCAGATATACATACCATCAATGTACTCAGCACAGATAATGGATATTTTGAACTGAATTCGT TGGCGCTGGAGACACTACAAGATGAGATACCAGAAGCCACTTACATAATGGAACTAGAAGTCATAGATGAGTGTTACCACACCTCAACATCTACTGTTACCATAACAGTTCAAAACACT GTTATAACTATTGACAATTTGCCACATACATTAACAATTCGAGAAGATTtatatttagaagaaaaaatataCGATCTTATAGTAACTGAAGCTACTGATATATGGTATTGTGATATGCTGGATACAAATGATACACCTTTCCTAACAAGACAAGAGGATGCTGGAGGACCCAGTCCAG ATTATGCAATATATCTGAATCCTTGGCCTCAACTAGATTATGATGCAAACAATAAATATCTATTGACGGTGAAATGTTACGATGATCACCATACAGCAAGTGGAACAGCTACTATCTCAATTATAAAGAACACAGATCCTGTCTTCACCAATCTCGATA attcaGTGACTGTTGATGCATTAACACAGGTTAACAGTGATATTGTATTCACTGTAAGTGTTACAGACGATGAAAATGACCAGATCATATTTACAATGACGACTTCACCAGCTGGCGGACCATTTGATATACTTGATTATT CGGGAAAAATTGTTTTAACAGAGAATGTATTGCGCCACCATGCTAGTGCAACTTATGATCTATCAATAACTGCAAATGATGGTTATAATACCATTGGACCTCGAACACTTACAGTAAATATTAATG ataTCAATGATAAACCTGTTTTATCAAATTTACCAGCAAATATGAACTTGTTAGAAAATGCAGCATTATCAACGTCATTATTTACTGTCTCTGTCGATGATCTTGACATATCAGATCCACGTGTTTTCACAGCAACGTTTGGTCCAAGACGGGCTGCAAAATACTTTTCAATTGATAGTG ATGGAGTAATTTGGACTTCGGCGGTACACAACATAGATTATGATTACATCGAGTCCATTTCGATAAAAGTATGGGTCATGGTTACAGATGAAAAAGAACACGACGAACAATTACTGacgattaaaattaaaaatcagaacGAGGCGCCCTCATTTTCTCAGACTCATTACTCGATATCTAGAGATGAAAGCAAC GAAAGTCTATCATTTCCCTTGACAAGGTATCATGTTTATGACCCAGATGTTGCAAGAGATGGGGATGTTCACGAATACTTTATCGACTGTGGTACAAACACGTCTAGGTTATCAATTAATAACAACACCGGACAGATAAGTTTCAGAGACGGatatgatcttgatattgaaggAACTCCGACAGATATTAGTTGCATAGTAAACGTCACTGATATCGGTGGTTTAACTGACACGTGTCAAATAGCAGTCAATATCAGATACGTTAATGAATATACCCCATTCTTTCCATATTCACCGTGGGCACCATTGCGACAGTATCCAGTAACGGTATATAGTTATGATATAATTGGTACAATAATAATTACCATAACAGCCACTGACAATGACCTAACAGAACATGGTACATTTTATTATTCACTTGTTCAAACGTTCAACGGAAGTGCCGAACTTTTTGGTGTATTAAACAACGGAAGTGTATATATTAAAAGTGATTTCAGTATATATGACAATGGAGCAACATTTGATGTTCTCATGTTAGCTACAGATACTGGTGGTCTCATAGGAACAGCAACAATACAAGTAACTATTCCCGCGCCTACAACGACTACAACCACTACCGAGACGCCATTACGGTATACAGAAGATATAGTGAATACATCACTTCTATCATTCGGTGTTGTAGGAGGAATAGTTGTAATTCTTTTGATTGGTTGCTTGTTATTCAGTTATTTTACATTACCAACGTGCAATAGGCCAAAATGCAATTGCTG TAAACGAAAACCAAAGCCACCTAAACCAAAAGTAAAAACGCCACCACTGCCACCGCCAGTATACACACCGATGGAAGCAATGCCGCTGCCAAGAGGTATACTGTTGGGGGAACCAGCAGACGAAAGAG TTTACATTACTGGAAAAGATCCTTCAACTAAACTAAAAAGTCGAAACGACAGTCGGGATGAAAGAATTTATGAACAAACATACAGCAATAGTCAAGGAGGTGATCCTAATAAATGGATGTCAACCGTTGACAAGGAAGTAAATAGCAACCAATCGGCACAGCTCTGA